One stretch of Eupeodes corollae chromosome 2, idEupCoro1.1, whole genome shotgun sequence DNA includes these proteins:
- the LOC129944091 gene encoding guanine nucleotide-releasing factor 2 isoform X1 has product MPEFDESFLIHCAQIEKHKPYSYSLDRRYLKKKSKPRVLIKNVIRYNNVSSPSTPNSSTIGSSGHKNSLKGTKLARRAKSFKDDLFEKISLMRTPTNTLGRPHSPHSPRSKHSKPSSNEDGVRSLQSLETHVKDIQNALKHFRDVISKKKLEVLPGNGTVILEMIASMYAVIQTYTLKENSNVMLSATRQMYLSLGKLIKLCDEVLLCEEANECTSLTKENVKEVVDLVDEAVKNLVGLAQQKLKEKEEINLKYAATSSENKISPNNLMRPPVEMVGQRTSLPDIPLTPKDRDILEKANSNPIRATHSTESILRDSSPPPKPPLPNRSIGAPPLPPKRRGQQIQNNTSSINSELDFSSDFSMLNYGVDHLSVRSRSPDENSSQCSLDSALNHSREEEELKALTMETSSEDQFLEDDPDKLLALKSPQNKKDSEKLVNAVMEKPEMRKTNRHSNESGFVSMQSIRTSTQSVSKRSSEYSVQHKSAGQFTTESNQELISSHHHKAFGRFSSTSLSVTTNNQATFSGLETQNGVMSFTKTSSGTNDDNQSISNSSASPDHFESSMKSEKIINVQQSMSSLTKTNSLDISSSDDMFSTSLSDLVPPALPPKISKIKEKHFSQYDNLDEIDDIHSMFGAQHNDLPELRSNPLYFQWQSKHQSLIDPRQHNFSMEPSIEEPPPLPMKKKHMFQSVAFSVLAYMEICSATSRSVEQHRHSMHTYNINRNISHSQTMNLSPVSKPLTSQSSLTSSPINEIPPALPPKNKQRIRSTPTPTIITTPPQSPKPAMALELFQEGGRIGRVITSAAGTEMSTVNEEGIDEEFHSASSDLNPMSDDNACEQQENNKDSPVSNLDNTNEEDEGIDVILRNNSYNKKDCSPTNSVNNEGLPNLIEELDISAYMNFKKDIEDGPEVKGGYLDALIVHACRVQKNSDNADEKDAFCEAFITTFRTFIQPLELIEKLTRRYSVLFCQMNNDQKQRAAKETFSLLVRVVNDLTSTDLVKQLLELLIEFVNQLVCSGELYMAKLLRNKVVEKVMTYREQKLYSSYLSEQRCITANQPTLLDLKSLEIAEQMTLLDAELFQKIEIPEVLLFAKEQCEEKSPNLNKFTEHFNKMSYWARSKILMQPDAKDREKHVIKFIKIMKHLRKMNNYNSYLALLSALDSAPIRRLEWHKTITEGLKEYCALIDSSSSFRIYRQALAETNPPCIPYIGLVLQDLTFVHVGNPDYLKDGVINFSKRWQQHNIIVNMKRFKKCAYPFKRNERIIRFFENFEDFLGEEQMWQISENIKPRGRRAPQN; this is encoded by the exons ATGCCTGAATTCGATGAATCTTTTCTTATTCATTGCGCCCAGATAGAGAAGCATAAACCATATTCCTATTCTTTAGATAGGCgatatttgaaaaagaaatccaaGCCAAGGGTACTCATAAAGAATGTGATTCGAT ATAACAACGTCAGCTCACCATCAACGCCGAATTCGTCGACGATCGGTTCATCAGGTCACAAGAATAGTCTCAAGGGTACTAAACTAGCACGTCGAGCTAAATCTTTCAAGGAcgatctttttgaaaagatttcaCTAATGCGAACGCCCACAAACACGTTGGGAag GCCACACTCCCCTCATAGCCCGCGAAGCAAACACTCCAAACCTTCATCAAATGAAGATGGAGTTCGTTCGTTACAATCGCTCGAGACGCACGTAAAGGACATACAAAATGCTTTGAAACACTTCCGAGATGTGATCTCAAAGAAGAAACTAGAGGTGTTACCAGGCAATGGAACTGTGATTCTAGAAATGATTGCGAGCATGTATGCAG TTATTCAAACGTACACTCTTAAAGAGAACAGTAATGTCATGTTATCAGCTACGCGGCAAATGTATCTGTCCTTGGGGAAGTTGATCAAACTGTGTGATGAAGTACTGCTCTGTGAAGAGGCAAACGAATGTACATCGTTAACTAAAGAAAATGTCAAAGAAGTCGTCGACCTAGTTGATGAAGCTGTGAag aATTTAGTTGGCTTGGCCCAAcaaaaactcaaagaaaaagaagaaattaatttaaaatatgcaGCAACATcatctgaaaataaaatctcaccAAATAATCTTATGCGGCCACCAGTTGAAATGGTTGGTCAGCGGACATCATTACCCGATATACCATTAACTCCCAA AGATCGTGATATTTTAGAGAAGGCAAATTCAAATCCTATACGTGCTACACACAGTACTGAAAGCATTTTGAGAGATTCTAGTCCACCTCCAAAACCTCCACTTCCAAATAG ATCGATTGGAGCTCCACCCTTACCACCCAAAAGACGTGgtcaacaaattcaaaacaatacaaGCAGTATTAATTCTGAATTAGACTTCAGCTCAGATTTCTCTATGCTTAATTATGGAGTGGATCA TCTTTCAGTACGCTCTAGGTCGCCAGATGAAAATTCTAGTCAATGCTCGCTGGATTCAGCGTTGAATCACTCACGTGAAGAAGAGGAACTTAAAGCCCTAACAATGGAAACATCATCCGAAGATCAATTTCTCGAAGATGATCCTGATAAGCTGCTTGCTTTGA AATcaccacaaaacaaaaaggacTCAGAAAAACTGGTCAACGCTGTCATGGAGAAGCCTGAAATGCGAAAAACCAACCGCCATTCAAACGAATCGG GCTTTGTTTCGATGCAATCTATCCGCACAAGTACCCAAAGTGTATCGAAGAGATCATCTGAATATAGCGTGcaacataaatccgctggccagTTTACGACTGAAAGTAATCAGGAATTGATTTCCTCCCATCATCACAAAGCTTTTGGACGTTTCTCGAGTACTTCTCTGTCAGTGACAACAAATAATCAAGCAACGTTTTCAGGACTCGAGACTCAAAATGGAGTTATGAGTTTCACCAAAACCAGCAGCGGAACCAATGATGATAATCAATCGATAAGTAATAGCAGTGCTAGCCCGGATCACTTCGAGAGTTCAATGAAGTCCGAGAAAATCATCAATGTTCAGCAGAGTATGTCTTCGTTGACAAAGACTAACAGTTTGGATATCTCTTCTTCGGATGATATGTTTTCAACATCTCTATCCGACTTGGTTCCTCCAGCCTTGCCACCGAAAATTTCCAAGATTAAGGAAAAACACTTCTCGCAATATGACAATCTTGATGAGATCGATGATATTCAtag tatGTTTGGTGCTCAACATAACGATCTCCCTGAATTGCGATCTAATCCACTCTATTTCCAATGGCAAAGCAAGCATCAGAGCTTAATAGACCCGCGTCAGCATAATTTCTCTATGGAACCAAGTATCGAGGAACCTCCGCCTTTGCCTATGAAGAAAAAGCACA TGTTTCAAAGTGTGGCCTTCTCGG TTTTGGCATATATGGAAATATGTTCGGCAACTTCTAGATCAGTCGAGCAACACCGCCATTCGATGCACACGTACAATATAAATCGTAACATATCACATAGCCAGACTATGAA ttTATCTCCTGTTAGTAAACCACTTACATCACAATCATCACTGACATCATCACCAATCAATGAAATACCTCCAGCACTGCCGCCAAAGAATAAGCAACGGATTCGTTCGACTCCCACACCAACAATAATCACAACACCGCCACAAAGTCCCAAGCCTGCAATGGCTTTGGAATTGTTTCAAGAGGGTGGTCGTATTGGTCGAGTTATAACATCCGCAGCGGGCACAGAAATGTCTACTGTAAACGAGGAGGGCATAGATGAGGAGTTTCACAGTGCAAGCAGTGATCTTAATCCGATGTCAGACGATAATGCATGTGAACAGCAGGAAAACAATAAGGATTCACCAGTTTCAAATCTAGATAACACCAATGAGGAAGATGAAGGAATTGATGTAATTCTTCGAAATAATTCATATAATAAGAAG gaCTGCTCACCAACAAATTCAGTAAACAACGAGGGCTTACCCAATCTGATAGAAGAGCTTGATATTTCAGCTtatatgaatttcaaaaaagacaTAGAAGACGGTCCTGAAGTTAAGGGTGGCTATCTAGATGCTCTTATTGTGCACGCTTGTAGAGTTCAAAAGAACTCTGATAATG CAGATGAAAAAGATG CGTTCTGTGAGGCATTTATCACAACATTTAGAACCTTCATTCAACCACTGGAACTGATTGAGAAGTTAACTCGTCGTTATTCGGTTCTGTTTTGTCAAATGAATAACGACCAAAAGCAAAGAGCTGCCAAAGAAACATTTTCTCTTCTAGTTCGTGTTGTGAATGACCTAAC gTCAACGGATCTTGTCAAACAACTATTAGAGCTCttgattgaatttgtaaatCAGCTTGTTTGCTCTGGTGAATTATACATGGCTAAACTGCTCCGAAACAAAGTTGTCGAAAAG GTCATGACATACAGAGAACAGAAACTGTATAGTAGTTATTTATCTGAGCAGCGATGCATCACAGCCAATCAACCAACATTGTTGGATTTGAAATCGCTAGAAATCGCCGAACAAATGACTTTGCTTGATGcagaattatttcaaaaaattgaaatacccGAAGTATTATTGTTTGCCAAAGAGCAATGTGAAGAGAAATcaccaaatttaaataaattcacgGAGCACTTTAACAAGATGTCCTATTGGGCGCGATCTAAAATTCTTATGCAGCCAGATGCCAAAGACAGAGAAAAACATGtgattaaatttattaagataATGAAACATCTTCGTAAAATGAACAACTATAATTCATATTTGGCATTGTTGTCGGCCTTGGATTCGGCTCCTATAAGaag ACTCGAGTGGCATAAAACAATAACTGAAGGATTGAAAGAGTATTGCGCTCTCATTGATTCTAGCTCTAGTTTTAGAATATACCGTCAAGCATTAGCCGAAACTAATCCACCTTGTATTCCATAtat TGGACTTGTGTTACAAGACCTCACATTTGTACATGTGGGAAATCCAGATTATCTCAAAGACGGAGTCATCAACTTCTCTAAACGTTGGCAACAACATAATATTATAGTCAATAtgaaacgttttaaaaaatg tgcGTATCCTTTTAAACGCAACGAACGAATAATaaggttttttgaaaactttgaagaCTTCCTTGGCGAAGAACAAATGTGGCAAATTTCGGAAAATATCAAACCTCGCGGTAGAAGAGCaccacaaaattaa
- the LOC129944091 gene encoding guanine nucleotide-releasing factor 2 isoform X4, whose product MPEFDESFLIHCAQIEKHKPYSYSLDRRYLKKKSKPRVLIKNVIRYNNVSSPSTPNSSTIGSSGHKNSLKGTKLARRAKSFKDDLFEKISLMRTPTNTLGRPHSPHSPRSKHSKPSSNEDGVRSLQSLETHVKDIQNALKHFRDVISKKKLEVLPGNGTVILEMIASMYAVIQTYTLKENSNVMLSATRQMYLSLGKLIKLCDEVLLCEEANECTSLTKENVKEVVDLVDEAVKNLVGLAQQKLKEKEEINLKYAATSSENKISPNNLMRPPVEMVGQRTSLPDIPLTPKDRDILEKANSNPIRATHSTESILRDSSPPPKPPLPNRSIGAPPLPPKRRGQQIQNNTSSINSELDFSSDFSMLNYGVDHLSVRSRSPDENSSQCSLDSALNHSREEEELKALTMETSSEDQFLEDDPDKLLALSFVSMQSIRTSTQSVSKRSSEYSVQHKSAGQFTTESNQELISSHHHKAFGRFSSTSLSVTTNNQATFSGLETQNGVMSFTKTSSGTNDDNQSISNSSASPDHFESSMKSEKIINVQQSMSSLTKTNSLDISSSDDMFSTSLSDLVPPALPPKISKIKEKHFSQYDNLDEIDDIHSMFGAQHNDLPELRSNPLYFQWQSKHQSLIDPRQHNFSMEPSIEEPPPLPMKKKHMFQSVAFSVLAYMEICSATSRSVEQHRHSMHTYNINRNISHSQTMNLSPVSKPLTSQSSLTSSPINEIPPALPPKNKQRIRSTPTPTIITTPPQSPKPAMALELFQEGGRIGRVITSAAGTEMSTVNEEGIDEEFHSASSDLNPMSDDNACEQQENNKDSPVSNLDNTNEEDEGIDVILRNNSYNKKDCSPTNSVNNEGLPNLIEELDISAYMNFKKDIEDGPEVKGGYLDALIVHACRVQKNSDNADEKDAFCEAFITTFRTFIQPLELIEKLTRRYSVLFCQMNNDQKQRAAKETFSLLVRVVNDLTSTDLVKQLLELLIEFVNQLVCSGELYMAKLLRNKVVEKVMTYREQKLYSSYLSEQRCITANQPTLLDLKSLEIAEQMTLLDAELFQKIEIPEVLLFAKEQCEEKSPNLNKFTEHFNKMSYWARSKILMQPDAKDREKHVIKFIKIMKHLRKMNNYNSYLALLSALDSAPIRRLEWHKTITEGLKEYCALIDSSSSFRIYRQALAETNPPCIPYIGLVLQDLTFVHVGNPDYLKDGVINFSKRWQQHNIIVNMKRFKKCAYPFKRNERIIRFFENFEDFLGEEQMWQISENIKPRGRRAPQN is encoded by the exons ATGCCTGAATTCGATGAATCTTTTCTTATTCATTGCGCCCAGATAGAGAAGCATAAACCATATTCCTATTCTTTAGATAGGCgatatttgaaaaagaaatccaaGCCAAGGGTACTCATAAAGAATGTGATTCGAT ATAACAACGTCAGCTCACCATCAACGCCGAATTCGTCGACGATCGGTTCATCAGGTCACAAGAATAGTCTCAAGGGTACTAAACTAGCACGTCGAGCTAAATCTTTCAAGGAcgatctttttgaaaagatttcaCTAATGCGAACGCCCACAAACACGTTGGGAag GCCACACTCCCCTCATAGCCCGCGAAGCAAACACTCCAAACCTTCATCAAATGAAGATGGAGTTCGTTCGTTACAATCGCTCGAGACGCACGTAAAGGACATACAAAATGCTTTGAAACACTTCCGAGATGTGATCTCAAAGAAGAAACTAGAGGTGTTACCAGGCAATGGAACTGTGATTCTAGAAATGATTGCGAGCATGTATGCAG TTATTCAAACGTACACTCTTAAAGAGAACAGTAATGTCATGTTATCAGCTACGCGGCAAATGTATCTGTCCTTGGGGAAGTTGATCAAACTGTGTGATGAAGTACTGCTCTGTGAAGAGGCAAACGAATGTACATCGTTAACTAAAGAAAATGTCAAAGAAGTCGTCGACCTAGTTGATGAAGCTGTGAag aATTTAGTTGGCTTGGCCCAAcaaaaactcaaagaaaaagaagaaattaatttaaaatatgcaGCAACATcatctgaaaataaaatctcaccAAATAATCTTATGCGGCCACCAGTTGAAATGGTTGGTCAGCGGACATCATTACCCGATATACCATTAACTCCCAA AGATCGTGATATTTTAGAGAAGGCAAATTCAAATCCTATACGTGCTACACACAGTACTGAAAGCATTTTGAGAGATTCTAGTCCACCTCCAAAACCTCCACTTCCAAATAG ATCGATTGGAGCTCCACCCTTACCACCCAAAAGACGTGgtcaacaaattcaaaacaatacaaGCAGTATTAATTCTGAATTAGACTTCAGCTCAGATTTCTCTATGCTTAATTATGGAGTGGATCA TCTTTCAGTACGCTCTAGGTCGCCAGATGAAAATTCTAGTCAATGCTCGCTGGATTCAGCGTTGAATCACTCACGTGAAGAAGAGGAACTTAAAGCCCTAACAATGGAAACATCATCCGAAGATCAATTTCTCGAAGATGATCCTGATAAGCTGCTTGCTTTGA GCTTTGTTTCGATGCAATCTATCCGCACAAGTACCCAAAGTGTATCGAAGAGATCATCTGAATATAGCGTGcaacataaatccgctggccagTTTACGACTGAAAGTAATCAGGAATTGATTTCCTCCCATCATCACAAAGCTTTTGGACGTTTCTCGAGTACTTCTCTGTCAGTGACAACAAATAATCAAGCAACGTTTTCAGGACTCGAGACTCAAAATGGAGTTATGAGTTTCACCAAAACCAGCAGCGGAACCAATGATGATAATCAATCGATAAGTAATAGCAGTGCTAGCCCGGATCACTTCGAGAGTTCAATGAAGTCCGAGAAAATCATCAATGTTCAGCAGAGTATGTCTTCGTTGACAAAGACTAACAGTTTGGATATCTCTTCTTCGGATGATATGTTTTCAACATCTCTATCCGACTTGGTTCCTCCAGCCTTGCCACCGAAAATTTCCAAGATTAAGGAAAAACACTTCTCGCAATATGACAATCTTGATGAGATCGATGATATTCAtag tatGTTTGGTGCTCAACATAACGATCTCCCTGAATTGCGATCTAATCCACTCTATTTCCAATGGCAAAGCAAGCATCAGAGCTTAATAGACCCGCGTCAGCATAATTTCTCTATGGAACCAAGTATCGAGGAACCTCCGCCTTTGCCTATGAAGAAAAAGCACA TGTTTCAAAGTGTGGCCTTCTCGG TTTTGGCATATATGGAAATATGTTCGGCAACTTCTAGATCAGTCGAGCAACACCGCCATTCGATGCACACGTACAATATAAATCGTAACATATCACATAGCCAGACTATGAA ttTATCTCCTGTTAGTAAACCACTTACATCACAATCATCACTGACATCATCACCAATCAATGAAATACCTCCAGCACTGCCGCCAAAGAATAAGCAACGGATTCGTTCGACTCCCACACCAACAATAATCACAACACCGCCACAAAGTCCCAAGCCTGCAATGGCTTTGGAATTGTTTCAAGAGGGTGGTCGTATTGGTCGAGTTATAACATCCGCAGCGGGCACAGAAATGTCTACTGTAAACGAGGAGGGCATAGATGAGGAGTTTCACAGTGCAAGCAGTGATCTTAATCCGATGTCAGACGATAATGCATGTGAACAGCAGGAAAACAATAAGGATTCACCAGTTTCAAATCTAGATAACACCAATGAGGAAGATGAAGGAATTGATGTAATTCTTCGAAATAATTCATATAATAAGAAG gaCTGCTCACCAACAAATTCAGTAAACAACGAGGGCTTACCCAATCTGATAGAAGAGCTTGATATTTCAGCTtatatgaatttcaaaaaagacaTAGAAGACGGTCCTGAAGTTAAGGGTGGCTATCTAGATGCTCTTATTGTGCACGCTTGTAGAGTTCAAAAGAACTCTGATAATG CAGATGAAAAAGATG CGTTCTGTGAGGCATTTATCACAACATTTAGAACCTTCATTCAACCACTGGAACTGATTGAGAAGTTAACTCGTCGTTATTCGGTTCTGTTTTGTCAAATGAATAACGACCAAAAGCAAAGAGCTGCCAAAGAAACATTTTCTCTTCTAGTTCGTGTTGTGAATGACCTAAC gTCAACGGATCTTGTCAAACAACTATTAGAGCTCttgattgaatttgtaaatCAGCTTGTTTGCTCTGGTGAATTATACATGGCTAAACTGCTCCGAAACAAAGTTGTCGAAAAG GTCATGACATACAGAGAACAGAAACTGTATAGTAGTTATTTATCTGAGCAGCGATGCATCACAGCCAATCAACCAACATTGTTGGATTTGAAATCGCTAGAAATCGCCGAACAAATGACTTTGCTTGATGcagaattatttcaaaaaattgaaatacccGAAGTATTATTGTTTGCCAAAGAGCAATGTGAAGAGAAATcaccaaatttaaataaattcacgGAGCACTTTAACAAGATGTCCTATTGGGCGCGATCTAAAATTCTTATGCAGCCAGATGCCAAAGACAGAGAAAAACATGtgattaaatttattaagataATGAAACATCTTCGTAAAATGAACAACTATAATTCATATTTGGCATTGTTGTCGGCCTTGGATTCGGCTCCTATAAGaag ACTCGAGTGGCATAAAACAATAACTGAAGGATTGAAAGAGTATTGCGCTCTCATTGATTCTAGCTCTAGTTTTAGAATATACCGTCAAGCATTAGCCGAAACTAATCCACCTTGTATTCCATAtat TGGACTTGTGTTACAAGACCTCACATTTGTACATGTGGGAAATCCAGATTATCTCAAAGACGGAGTCATCAACTTCTCTAAACGTTGGCAACAACATAATATTATAGTCAATAtgaaacgttttaaaaaatg tgcGTATCCTTTTAAACGCAACGAACGAATAATaaggttttttgaaaactttgaagaCTTCCTTGGCGAAGAACAAATGTGGCAAATTTCGGAAAATATCAAACCTCGCGGTAGAAGAGCaccacaaaattaa